The Mastomys coucha isolate ucsf_1 unplaced genomic scaffold, UCSF_Mcou_1 pScaffold4, whole genome shotgun sequence genome has a segment encoding these proteins:
- the LOC116076310 gene encoding olfactory receptor 9K2-like, producing MGDKERDNHSEVTDFIHHSEVTDFILVGIRVRPELHSVLFLLFLIIYGMVLLGNLSMIGIIVTDPRLNTPMYFFLGNLSIIDLSYSTVIVPKAMVNILSQKKTISFVGCVAQLFLYALFMVTEAFILAAMAYDRFIAICNPLLYSVRMSRSVCVQMVAGSYLCGWVSSILQISVTFSMSFCASRVIDHFYCDSNPIEKISCSNTFINKMVSLSLAVLIILPTIIVIVVSYMYIVSTVLKIHSSEGRRKAFSTCSSHLGVVSLLYGTVSFVYLTPPNNPELRKIASVCYILFTPMLNPLIYSLRNKDVKDAMKKVLCKKNILL from the coding sequence ATGGGTGACAAGGAAAGAGACAACCACTCAGAAGTGACTGACTTCATTCACCACTCAGAAGTGACTGACTTCATTCTTGTAGGCATCAGGGTCCGTCCAGAGCTCCACAGTGtcctctttcttctatttcttattatttatggGATGGTTCTTCTGGGAAACCTTAGCATGATTGGCATCATAGTGACTGATCCTAGGCTGAACACACCAATGTATTTCTTCCTAGGAAATCTCTCCATCATTGACCTCTCCTACTCCACGGTTATTGTACCTAAAGCCATGGTAAACATCTTATCTCAGAAAAAGACCATATCCTTTGTGGGCTGCGTGGCTCAACTTTTCCTTTATGCACTTTTCATGGTAACAGAAGCCTTTATACTAGCagccatggcctatgaccgcttcATTGCCATCTGCAATCCTCTCCTTTACAGTGTTCGCATGTCAAGAAGTGTCTGTGTCCAGATGGTGGCTGGTTCCTATCTCTGCGGCTGGGTCAGTTCCATCCTCCAAATCAGTGTaactttttccatgtctttttgtGCCTCTAGGGTCATTGATCACTTCTATTGTGATTCAAATCCAATCGAAAAGATCTCCTGTTCTAATACTTTTATCAATAAGATGGTGTCACTCAGTTTGGCTGTGCTCATTATTTTGCCAACAATAATTGTTATTGTAGTATCTTACATGTATATTGTATCCACAGTTTTAAAGATCCATTCTagtgaagggaggagaaaagcTTTTTCTACCTGCAGCTCCCACCTGGGGGTTGTAAGTTTGCTTTATGGGACTGTTTCCTTTGTGTATCTCACGCCTCCCAATAATCCTGAACTTCGTAAAATAGCTTCAGTATGTTATATTTTGTTCACACCTATGTTGAATCCCCTAATCTACTCTTTAAGAAATAAGGATGTAAAAGATGCCATGAAAAAAGTCTTGTgcaagaaaaacattttactCTAA